From a single Pseudomonas cremoricolorata genomic region:
- a CDS encoding ATP-binding protein, producing the protein MALDGILASTLKIGVVSSVSAQLIKTNLAHAGEVSGHYLGKNRYGKGEVGEFVLIEGQQTVLLGRITEVNLPDRDRTEISQDFAGTRQIDAIGFIRLLGSVNPHTLKITAGVSSYPRLGDRVYSAPGEFISQIPVLTSAGVNAEEPRVTLDLGHVAGDNGFPIAVTPEKLFGRHCAVLGSTGGGKSWTTSKLIQECRRFSCKLVLIDATGEYRSLNGADTVHCHLGEPIHRSAESIEVAIPPTSFAETDFIALFQPSGKTQGPKLREAIKSLRLAALAPDLFPRGIVRKVSQSKDNYREAMRRENYASLVGNPSQPFEPRHLVQQVVQECCYPDAGVDKMDRWGGASNELSYCSSLMTRIMSVMSSRSLSCVFSPAAGLPNLVHNLDAFLESDKRLFRICLSSIGYEFNAREVIANAIGRLLLQRARSEAFRKSPLLVILDEAHNFLGKTLGNEDDLQNLDAFELIAKEGRKYGLNICLATQRPRDITEGVLSQMGTLLVHRLTNDRDREVVERACGEIDRSAAAFLPNLKQGEVAMVGVDFPIPVTIQIGRPSQPPISDGPSFQELW; encoded by the coding sequence ATGGCACTGGACGGAATATTGGCCAGCACCCTGAAGATTGGAGTGGTATCCAGCGTCAGCGCTCAACTCATCAAAACAAACCTTGCCCATGCGGGCGAGGTAAGCGGGCACTACCTGGGAAAAAACCGCTATGGTAAGGGTGAAGTCGGCGAATTTGTCTTGATCGAGGGCCAGCAGACAGTCCTCCTGGGGCGGATCACGGAGGTCAATCTTCCCGACCGTGATCGAACTGAAATCTCTCAAGATTTTGCAGGGACTCGTCAAATCGACGCTATTGGGTTCATTCGCCTATTGGGCTCGGTCAATCCTCACACTCTTAAGATCACAGCCGGAGTCAGCTCTTATCCTCGGCTAGGTGATCGAGTCTACTCCGCTCCTGGTGAGTTCATATCCCAAATTCCGGTACTGACTTCTGCGGGGGTAAACGCAGAAGAGCCGCGCGTCACTCTGGATCTAGGACATGTTGCAGGTGATAACGGGTTCCCAATCGCGGTCACCCCAGAGAAGCTATTTGGCCGACACTGTGCAGTTTTGGGCTCGACAGGTGGCGGCAAGAGCTGGACAACATCCAAACTGATCCAAGAATGCCGAAGATTCTCCTGCAAACTCGTATTGATCGATGCTACAGGAGAGTATCGATCGCTGAACGGGGCCGACACCGTTCATTGCCACCTAGGTGAACCTATACATCGAAGCGCAGAGTCAATCGAAGTCGCCATCCCTCCCACAAGCTTTGCAGAAACCGATTTTATTGCCTTATTTCAGCCCTCAGGAAAGACGCAAGGTCCAAAACTTAGGGAGGCGATTAAAAGCTTACGGTTAGCGGCACTTGCACCTGACCTATTTCCTAGGGGAATTGTGCGCAAGGTTAGCCAATCCAAAGACAACTACAGAGAAGCAATGAGGCGCGAAAACTACGCTAGCTTGGTCGGTAACCCCAGTCAACCATTCGAGCCTAGGCACCTTGTCCAGCAGGTTGTCCAAGAGTGCTGCTATCCAGATGCTGGCGTAGATAAAATGGATCGCTGGGGGGGTGCGAGCAACGAACTTTCGTACTGTTCATCACTCATGACCAGGATTATGAGTGTGATGAGTTCCCGCTCACTCAGCTGCGTTTTCAGCCCAGCAGCTGGCCTACCGAATCTTGTTCATAACCTTGATGCTTTTTTAGAGAGTGATAAGCGTCTGTTCAGAATTTGCCTGAGTTCCATCGGTTATGAATTTAATGCACGAGAAGTAATTGCTAATGCAATAGGACGATTGCTCCTGCAGCGTGCCAGAAGTGAAGCGTTCCGCAAGAGCCCACTGCTAGTGATTCTCGACGAAGCTCATAACTTCCTAGGTAAGACCCTCGGTAACGAGGATGACCTTCAGAATCTTGATGCATTTGAGCTGATTGCAAAAGAGGGCCGTAAGTACGGATTGAATATCTGCCTTGCAACTCAACGACCTAGGGACATTACCGAAGGTGTATTGAGCCAGATGGGCACTCTTCTAGTGCATCGTTTGACCAATGATCGAGATAGAGAAGTTGTCGAGCGTGCATGTGGGGAGATTGATCGTTCAGCGGCTGCATTCTTGCCAAACCTAAAGCAGGGTGAAGTTGCAATGGTGGGGGTAGATTTTCCGATTCCGGTGACCATTCAAATTGGTCGACCCTCTCAACCACCAATATCTGATGGCCCTAGCTTTCAAGAGCTGTGGTAA